From Cannabis sativa cultivar Pink pepper isolate KNU-18-1 chromosome 8, ASM2916894v1, whole genome shotgun sequence, a single genomic window includes:
- the LOC115700524 gene encoding transcription activator GLK1, producing the protein MIIGMLAVSSLRDTYKDENQGGEAMETSNHINFSINGGDGFPDFADCIDFDDLFIGINVDGDVLPDLEMDPEILADFSAEDYNSDDMNTSPLSAEKSADIDDNNVSSINSAITSTTTTTTTTTHAEEEENYNNNNRKIKSTTAEIEDDKDSGSGSGSVTGGDVASANNNKEASDNKGGGKKSSSSTTAQSKNNNSQGKRKVKVDWTPELHRRFVQAVEQLGVDKAVPSRILELMGIDCLTRHNIASHLQKYRSHRKHLLAREAEAASWSQRRQMFGAAPGGGGGAVAGKRDVSPWAVAPTMGFPQQAVVPQPPPVPMHPHFRPLHVWGHPTVDQSLMHVWPPKHLPHSPSHHPPPPPPAWQPAVPTPPPLHDPSYWHSHPHRVPSALTPGTPCFPQPMATPRFSTPAVPGIPPGHAMYKVDAGIGNLTPGQSGPHPLFDFHPSKESVDEAIGDVLAKPWLPLPLGLKPPSMDSVMGELQRQGVPRIPPSCA; encoded by the exons ATGATTATTGGAATGCTTGCCGTGTCATCGTTAAGGGACACTTACAAAGATGAAAACCAAGGAGGAGAGGCCATGGAGACCAGTAATCATATCAACTTTTCAATCAACGGTGGAGATGGATTCCCGGATTTCGCCGACTGCATCGATTTCGACGATCTTTTCATCGGTATCAATGTCGACGGAGATGTTTTACCCGACTTGGAGATGGACCCAGAAATCCTCGCCGATTTCTCAGCCGAGGATTATAACTCCGACGACATGAACACGTCACCCCTTTCGGCCGAGAAATCCGCTGATATTGACGATAACAACGTTAGTAGTATTAATAGCGCAATAACAAGCACTACCACTACGACTACTACGACAACTCATGCCGAAGAGgaagaaaattataataataataatagaaaaatcaAATCTACCACTGCGGAGATTGAAGATGACAAGGATTCGGGTTCCGGGTCGGGTTCGGTAACGGGTGGGGACGTTGCGTCTGCGAATAATAATAAGGAAGCTTCCGATAATAAAGGAGGAGGGAAAAAGTCCTCTTCCTCAACAACGGCTCAGTCCAAGAATAATAACTCTCAAGGGAAGCGAAAAGTTAAG GTGGATTGGACACCAGAGTTGCACAGAAGGTTCGTACAGGCAGTGGAGCAGCTTGGAGTGGATAAGGCAGTGCCTTCACGGATTTTAGAACTCATGGGAATTGATTGTCTCACTCGACATAACATAGCCAGCCACCTTCAG AAATATCGTTCGCATCGGAAACATTTGCTGGCACGTGAGGCCGAGGCAGCAAGCTGGAGCCAGAGGAGGCAAATGTTTGGGGCAGCGCCTGGTGGTGGAGGCGGTGCAGTCGCCGGAAAGAGAGACGTCAGCCCTTGGGCGGTTGCACCCACCATGGGGTTCCCACAACAAGCAGTAGTACCACAACCACCACCAGTACCCATGCACCCACACTTCAGACCCTTACACGTGTGGGGTCATCCAACCGTTGACCAATCTCTAATGCACGTGTGGCCGCCTAAACACTTACCTCATTCCCCTTCTCAtcatcctcctcctcctccgccAGCCTGGCAACCAGCAGTCCCCACTCCTCCACCACTACACGACCCTTCTTACTGGCACTCTCACCCCCACCGA GTTCCGAGTGCATTAACCCCAGGAACGCCTTGCTTTCCACAACCAATGGCTACGccg AGATTTAGCACACCAGCTGTCCCAGGTATCCCACCAGGCCATGCCATGTATAAAGTAGATGCCGGCATTGGTAATCTCACCCCTGGACAATCAGGCCCGCACCCTCTTTTCGACTTTCATCCG TCAAAAGAGAGTGTAGATGAAGCTATTGGAGATGTTTTAGCGAAACCATGGCTGCCACTTCCTTTGGGCCTAAAACCTCCCTCAATGGATAGTGTGATGGGGGAACTTCAACGACAAGGAGTCCCTAGAATTCCACCCTCATGTGCTTGA